The bacterium genomic interval TAAATTGTTATTTGGAATACCGGTCAACACTGGAATAGTGGGAGGCCCTACATCGAATGTAAACGGTTGTGCAGCATTTGCCGGCATCAGCACATCATGCGGAAAAGCCGTCATGACCACGCCTGCTTTTGTATCAACACTGAAGGGGGTCACATCGAAATCCGTAGCATCAGCTAAGAGTGCGCCGTTAAAGGTAGGAGATCCTGCCCGAACGGATGCCATATAGGCGGTAACATCAAATTGAGGAGTTCCATCCGGCAACTGATTTGGCCCAAAATGGCGAATCGTCATATGGCCTGTGTTGTAATCCAAGCTGTAACGATAATAGTCTGGTTGAGCGATAGTTGAAGGGGTCCTATACAGTGTCACCGATGATGTCAACGTCCATCCCGGATGTTGTGAATTATATTGTGTCGGCGCAACACCGGTCGCTTCGTCCGCAGAGAGAAATTGAGAATTAGCAGGATCCAACGCAGGAGCAAAAGAAGGCGTCACATCGACCACTTCAATACCCTGAGACTGAGCGCGAGCCGCCAATGCCGGTTCATTTGAAATCGTTTGCGGTGTAAAAGAAACCAGCGGAATAACCTTTGGCAGATCGTTCTGAGGATTACCATCCGTGTCAGCTTCATAAATAATCCCACGGTCACCGCGTTTCTCCCTAAGAACCTGAATCAAGTCCGTATTACTTAGTTCAACCACAACATGACTGGCAGCTCTCCAGGCAGCGGCATGAGTCCCATAGAAGAAATTGGGATCGTTCAGGATCGGCTGACCATTGGCATCGAGATCGAACAAGTCCGTATTCGGTTTCATGGTATTCGTATTAGGGTCTAAACTAGCCGTTCGCACTTCAGCCCGATAGAGCACATACATGTTATCGCTCTGTGTCTGAAGTCCGCGTGGGTCTTCATAAGTATTGACATAAGAAGTGATGGATCTACTTGTCTTCGCATCATAATTCTTCTGAAGCCCAATAAAGTAACGAATGAAGACTACTCCAGGCCGAAGGGGAAGGTTCAGCGAACCCATTTCTTTTTGAGTCGTTGGGTCGAGCCGATTGCCGGTATCACCCTGGCCGGGTGGAACGAAGTCGATTTTTGCATATTGCAAAGGAACCGGAACGATGTCGCCATTTCTGTTCTTAACGTAGATATTGACAGGACTATCAAGTGTGGAGTTATCAAAAACAAAAACGGCGTTCGAAAGCTCACGCGAAATTGTTTCCAAAACAAGACGCGCAGTATTCTGCGCTTCAATGGCAGTCTGTGCCTGTGCAGTGTATTTAAATCCTAGGATGATAGGCCCTAATAACAGCCCCATCATAATGGTAGTGATCGCAACTACTACCAGTATCTCAATTAGCGTGAACGCTTGTATTCGCTTCACCATACGCTCCATTCTTATTGCACGTCTTCGGTGCGCGATAATACACCATCCGCATCGTATTTATTCCAAGATTTCGTTGCAGGCTTCCAGATAACCCGCACTTTGATTGAGATGCCTTCAACCCCTCGAACGGCAAATCCAGTCACCCAATCAAAGCTCATAGCATCAGCATAAGCATCTTTAATGTCGATATAAGAGCAAACAATCCCACCGATAGTCTCAAACCCTTGAATCAAAAACGTATCGTTACTACCCCTGTTCGTTGCGCCATTGGCTTTATAGTAATAGTCACGCACAGTCACCTGCTTGCCAACATCACATCTTGGGAAATAGATACGTGTGGCGTTGCCTGTATTGGCATTTGATCCGCCAATGTAGCATTGGCCAACTTGTAGGGGGAGAGCAGGTCTTATTGAATAATGTGCATCAGCCTTCTGAACCTGCATTGCCCAATTATTCATCGTTGAATAAAGAATTCGTAAGGTTCGGCCACCCGGTTTAAAATTCCCTACTTCCTTAAATTGAACGGTGCCACTCTTATAATCCATCTCGTAACAGGCAGGGTCGACAATATCACCGTTTGCGGTATCAAGGACGATAACATCTTTGTTTGTAAAAGCATTAGTAATCGAATCAAGCCCCGGCGCAAGGCCTAAGTATTTGAGGTTATCGTTATCAAGCTCACCGATATGCTTGATATCCCCCAAACTTAGCTCGACACGATTGACCTTATCATCCGGTACCCGGCGGTCTTCATGAAGAATGTGCCAGTCGAGGACATCGTAATCGATATTTGCGACCAACGAGGTCATATTGTGCCAACCACTTGGAACTTTGTAACCAAACCCGCTTGGATTAAAGATAACACGCCAAGGGTTGTTCTTATCGACTTTGACTTCATATGGCCAATTAGCTGTAAAGTTCGGGTCCCCTGAATCCTGATTGAGCACTTTAAACGCATAGGCTACTTTGACGGTCCCCTCAACAATGCCTTTGTAATTACTCTGATCAGCAGTGGGCACGAGATTATCTTTAAAGGAAATCCAGTTTTTCGTCGGGTCAGGGTCTGCTTGTCCGACTTCCACTTGGGTGCTGACCACGTATCGTTGTTCCCAATTGCCGCCGTTTAAATACCAATAGGCAAATGACACACGATAGGGGATTTTGCCATCAGGATAATTGGCGATTGAAAGATTGGAGGGTGGCGGCGGTAACAAGATTGCTGCATCCGTACCTCCATCATTATAGTCAACACCAAATGACCAATAGGAAACGGAGCCTTCAGTTGAGCTATCCATCTCATGCGCAAAAAGTGGATTTCCGTAAACGATTAATTGCCCTTCATTTCCCGGCACAAAAGGCGAAAAGTTAATTAAGTACAAACCGCCGGACTTGCCATCAGACATCACTTGCGGGGCAGGGATAAGCACTCGTTCACCGACTACCCGCCTGATACGGTTGACATCGGAGATATAGCGAGGATCAACCCCCGAACCAACGGGGACAAGACCGGGCTTCAGATCATCAGGGGAAGTATCGGGATCGGAGAGAATAATTAGATCGCCGCTCGCATTATAATCATACTTAACGGCGTAAATCGCGTCCGGCAAGTTGGCTGAATGCTCTTTTAGCCGTTCCATTTCAGCGGAAGATATGCGCGCAGCACGAGTATAATCGCCTTGGTTCTTTATAGCTAAAAAGCCGGTCGGGAATATACGGATAACCGCCATAATCCCTATCAGCATTACTACCATAACCGTGAGAACCTCTATCAAGGAGGTACCTGTTTGTACGTGTCTTCGCATGCTCTTCATTATCCTGCCTGAATTCAGTATCGTTTGTTTAGCTGACGATTCACCCAGTGTTATTGTTCCCATGTCATCGCCATACAGACATTCAGCAAAGCCCCTATCCCTAAGGTGATGGCCTGTAAGCCCATCCGTACTGCGCTATCACTCTCTGATCTTCCAGCTTTACGGATCCATTCAGATAAAGAACGATCGCGTTTTTGCCCGATTCAGGAAGCCCTGCATTCTGTCCTGTACTATAGTGGTAGCTGTCCCAAGTTACGATTGCGCTCTCATCCGGAACTTTATAACCCAACTGCCTCAAATCATCACTACCTTTGTCGGTTATAGTATCATCCAATCCCATGGTTGTCCAGAACAAAGTGTAATGCTCTTCAAATCGGTTGGATATCTTGTTGAAGCCCATATCGAAACTATCGAAAACGTATAGCTCAGAGTTAACGCCATCGTGCTGAAAAGGTTGACCCGCTTTAGTATTAATTGGTCCGCTCAACGTCGAGCCTGCAGGCCATACAAATAAAGGCCAAACAGGGATCACTGTTGTAACGCTATCCAACTTATAACGATTAGCGCATCGGAAGATGCCAATATCTAAACTCGAGCCTCTGGTAACAAGAAAGCCATTTTTCATCTGCTCAACCGGAACAACGGCTGCGTTAAATCTCTCAACATAACCCAACAATTGCGGAGGATATCCGCCTTCGCTGAGTTTGTAAGATTTTAGAGCAGTAGAAAGGCTGGCTAGATTAGATTGACAGCTTGCACGCCGCGCTTTCTCACGGACCATGCCGGTTACCGGCAGAATAATTGCGGCCAAAATGGTGATGATCGCAATTACAGTCAAAACTTCTATGAGTGTCATTCCTCGGTTCTTCATGTTCAAAGCCCCTCCGCATCATTGCAGCGTTCGAATGTTGGACTACCCAACGCGCAAGTT includes:
- a CDS encoding prepilin-type N-terminal cleavage/methylation domain-containing protein, encoding MKNRGMTLIEVLTVIAIITILAAIILPVTGMVREKARRASCQSNLASLSTALKSYKLSEGGYPPQLLGYVERFNAAVVPVEQMKNGFLVTRGSSLDIGIFRCANRYKLDSVTTVIPVWPLFVWPAGSTLSGPINTKAGQPFQHDGVNSELYVFDSFDMGFNKISNRFEEHYTLFWTTMGLDDTITDKGSDDLRQLGYKVPDESAIVTWDSYHYSTGQNAGLPESGKNAIVLYLNGSVKLEDQRVIAQYGWAYRPSP
- a CDS encoding type II secretion system protein, translating into MVKRIQAFTLIEILVVVAITTIMMGLLLGPIILGFKYTAQAQTAIEAQNTARLVLETISRELSNAVFVFDNSTLDSPVNIYVKNRNGDIVPVPLQYAKIDFVPPGQGDTGNRLDPTTQKEMGSLNLPLRPGVVFIRYFIGLQKNYDAKTSRSITSYVNTYEDPRGLQTQSDNMYVLYRAEVRTASLDPNTNTMKPNTDLFDLDANGQPILNDPNFFYGTHAAAWRAASHVVVELSNTDLIQVLREKRGDRGIIYEADTDGNPQNDLPKVIPLVSFTPQTISNEPALAARAQSQGIEVVDVTPSFAPALDPANSQFLSADEATGVAPTQYNSQHPGWTLTSSVTLYRTPSTIAQPDYYRYSLDYNTGHMTIRHFGPNQLPDGTPQFDVTAYMASVRAGSPTFNGALLADATDFDVTPFSVDTKAGVVMTAFPHDVLMPANAAQPFTFDVGPPTIPVLTGIPNNNL